A region of the Agrobacterium sp. RAC06 genome:
CGTCGTCACTGCCCGCCCGGGCGAGGCAGAGATGGGTGGCGTGCCGCACGAGCTCTATGGTCATGTCCCGGCCGGCCGGACCTATTCGACCGGCGACTGGTTGCGTGAAGCGGGTGCGCTGGTCGAACAGTTGAAGCACGAGAAGCGTCTTCCGGTGTTCGTCGGCGGCACCGGGCTCTACTTCAAGGCGCTGACCGGCGGGCTTTCGGAAATGCCCGCAATCCCGGCCGACCTGCGGGTGGAGATCCGCCAGCGGCTTCAAACCGAGGGTGCCGATGCGTTGCATCGGGAATTGGCTGAGGTAGATCCGGCGATGGCGCAGCGCCTCAGTCCGGGCGATGGTCAAAGGATCGTGCGGGCGCTCGAGGTGTTCCGAGCGACAGGACGGTCGATCGCCGAGTTTCAGAAGCAGTCCGGACCGCAGCTGGTCGATCCGGATCGCGCCCGCAAGCTCGTGGTCCTGCCAGATCGCACGGTGCTGCACGACCGGATCAACAGGCGCTTCGAGCTGATGATGGACGAGGGGGCGATCGAGGAGGTCGAAGCGCTTCGGTCGCTTGGCCTGAAGCCGGAGATGCCTGCCATGAAGGCGATCGGCGTGGCGCAAATCGCCGACATGCTTGCCGGCCGGATTAGCCGAAACGAGGCGGTCGAGCGCGCGTCTGCTGCGACGCGCCAATATGCAAAGCGCCAGATGACCTGGTTCCGTAACCAGATGGATGAAAGCTGGGAGCGGGTCGACCCGGCAGTTTTCCGGTTCGACTGACGTTTAGTCGCGCTTGTAGAGGCTCGATAGCGGCTTTTTGAGAATGCTCTCGCGCAGGGAGGAACCACCTTCGCGGCGCAAGGGCTGGGAGCCGAACGTTGCCGAGGGGGGATCGCCAGCCGTGGTGTGAGCCGGAGCCGGGGCTTCCATGCGTTGGCGAGGCGCGTCGTCGATACCGGGACGGGGCAGCATGTCCGGACGGTAGGGCTCGATCGTCGGCGTCTCCGAGGCTGGCAATGCCTGTCGCTGGATCGGCGTCTCGAAAGGCTGACGCGTCACGGGTGACGGTGATGTCATCGGGAAAGAGGCTGCGGTCGGTCGCGCCGGTGGCTGTGGGGCAGGCGAAGGGCGCAGCGTTTCGAAGGCTCCGTCGTCGTCGAACTCTTCATCGTCATAGAGGCCTTCCGGCGCAGACGGCATGCCGCCGAAACTGGTCTCGAAGCTCTGCTGGAAGGCTGAGATGTCCGGCCCGGCGATGGCACGCATACGACCGACAATGGTGCGCAGATCGACGGTGTCAGGCGTTTCTTCGGTCTGTTTGGCGTTGACGCCGTTGGCTTTCGGCAGCGCCGACTCCGCCACACGGGTGAAGCGCATGCGCATGGGAACGGCGATCGCCTCACCGAAGGCGATGGCTTCGCCGTTGCCGATCGAGGAAATGAAGCTGGTGGTCGAGATCGAACTGTCGGGGATGGCCGAGCGGATGATCTCCTGGTCGCGGTCGTTGGCAAGGCGCATGGCAAACAGCGTCGAGCACTGCGACAGGATCGTCTGGTCGAGTTCGCCCGGGCGCTGGGTGATTACACCCAGCGAGACGCCGTATTTCCGGCCTTCCTTGGCGATGCGGGCGATGGCCTGGCGCGTCGGGAAGAAGCCGAGAGTGGGGTCGGCAGGCACGTAGCGGTGGGCCTCTTCGCAGACGACGAGCATGTGGATCGCGCCGTTCGACCAGAGCGCCAGTTCGAAGGCCATGCGGCAGAGAACCGAAGCAACCGAGTTGACGACTTCCGACGGTATGCCGGCAAGCTGGAAGGTCGAGATCGGGCGGTCGTCACCCGGGATGCGGAAGATATGCGCGATCGTCTCCATGATCGTGTCGCTGATCGTATTGTTGGAGAACATGAAGTGATAGCGCGGGTCGTTGACCGCCGACATGATGCGCATTTTCAGCGAGCGCAGGAATGGCTTTTCGCCGCGACCTTCCAGACGTCCGATGCGCTCGTCGATGAGCGCGAGCAGGTCGGCGATGCGGTAGGGCACCGGTGTGTCGGCGGTCATCGAGCTCTTGTCGGCCATGCGCCGCATCAGGGCGCTCTCGTTGCCACGGAAGGCGCGTTTGGCTTCGGGCATCAGGTCGCGCAGGATGTCGAGTTCTTCGGCAACTGGCGGGCGGCCGCGGAACAGGACTTCGGCAAATTCGTCGAGGCGCATGAGCCAGAAGGGCAGGTCTAGCGTGTCGGTGTCGATGACGACGGCAAGCTCGGGGAAGGCGGCGGCAAATTCGTTATGCGGATCGAGAATGAGGATGCGCAGCTTCGGATCGCTTTCGATCGCCTTGCGCAAGAGCAGCGAAACGGCGGTCGATTTGCCAACGCCGGTCGAGCCGACCACGGCGAAGTGCTTCGACAGCATGGACGGGACATGGATCGTTGCGTCGATCGTTTCGTCCTGGGTGAGCTTGCCGATGACTGCTGTGTCGCCGAGGCGGGTGTCGTAGATGCGCAGAAGATCGGCCGCACGAATGCGGTGGGCGATGGCTCCGAGATAGGGATAGCGCGAGATGCCGGTCGAGAAGAGTTCCTGGCCGTCTTCGTGAACGTAGACTTCGCCGAGCAGTTCGACCTCGATGAGAAACTGGTTGTCGGCCCCTTCGCCCCAGTCCTTGCCCTCCGTCTGCATGGAATAGGCGAGTGCTACGACGCGGTTCTTGCCAACGGTGATCGAGATCAGACGACCGACGGACCAGAGCTCCGTGAGATCCGTGCCGCCGTCTTCGGCGACGGCTGCAATCGTTGCACGCGCGCCGTTGCAGGCGACGACGCGTCCGAGCATCCGGTTGCCAGGCCGCATGCCATCGCGGCGGTCTTGATCTCCGGCTGCGCCGGACTTGCGAAGATCATCATTCAACAAGCGCATTCTCCCTGCTGGCGCAAGCTTATGGGGGCGCGCTTAAAATTTCGTGTAACGCATTAGGCTGGCGGTGATGATTCATCATTGTCTGCGCAACAAACTTTCGCTTCGGCGTCGGAAATTTTGCAAAAGATGCGTTGACGCTTGCGGGCTTTCTGGCTAACACTTCGACCCATGAAAAACTCGGTTGCACTTATCGTGGTGGGACGGCGCATGGGCAGGATGGTGTAACCATCCGGCGATAGCCACCCATGCGCTAGATGACAGGCTCCTCAAGGGGCCTTTTTTTATGCCCTGAACCGGGTTATCAGCCCCAAAACCAAGAAGGCAGATGGAAACACAGCATGACGGGTAAAGACAATCAGATGACTGGCGCCGAGATCGTCCTGCGCGCGCTCAAGGATAACGGTGTCGAACATATCTTCGGCTATCCCGGCGGCGCCGTGCTTCCGATCTATGACGAGATCTTCCAGCAGGAAGACATCCAGCACATCCTCGTGCGCCACGAGCAGGGTGCCGGCCACGCAGCTGAGGGATATGCGCGCTCGACCGGCAAGGTCGGCGTCATGCTGGTCACGTCAGGTCCTGGCGCCACCAATGCGGTGACGCCGCTGCAGGATGCTTTGATGGACAGCGTTCCGCTCGTCTGCATCTCCGGCCAGGTTCCGACCTCGCTGATCGGTTCGGATGCCTTCCAGGAATGCGATACCGTCGGCATCACGCGTCCCTGCACCAAGCACAACTGGCTGGTCAAGGACGTCAACCAGCTGGCCTCGATCATCCATGAAGCCTTCCGGATCGCCCAGACGGGCCGTCCGGGTCCGGTCCTCGTCGATATCCCGAAGGACATCCAGTTCGCCACCGGCACCTACACGCCGCCGGATGCGCACAAGGCGCTGAAGAGCTACCAGCCAAAGGTTTCGGGCGATGCCCGCGCCATCCAGGCTGCCGTCGAGCTGATGGCGACGGCTCGCCGTCCGATCATCTATTCGGGTGGCGGCGTCATCAATTCCGGTCCGGAAGCCACCAAGCTGCTGCGTGAACTGGTCGGTCTCACCGACTTCCCGATCACCTCGACGCTCATGGGGCTCGGCTGCTATCCGGCTTCGGGCAAGAACTGGCTTGGCATGCTCGGCATGCATGGTTCCTACGAAGCAAACATGGCGATGCATGACTGCGACGTCATGGTCTGCATCGGTGCGCGCTTCGACGACCGTATCACCGGCCGCCTCAACGCGTTCTCGCCGAACTCGAAGAAGATCCACATCGACATCGATCCGTCGTCGATCAACAAGAATGTCCGCGTTGACGTTCCGATCACCGGCGATGTCGGTCGCGTTCTCGAAGACATGGTCCGCGCCTGGCGTGCCCTGCCGAAGAAGCCTGAGGCGTCGCAGACGGCCGAATGGAATGCCAGCATTGCCAAGTGGCGGGCTCGCAATTCCTTCGCCTACACGCCGTCCAAGGACGTCATCATGCCGCAATATGCGCTGCAGCGGCTTTATGAGCTGACCAAGCATCGCGACACCTACATCACGACGGAAGTCGGCCAGCACCAGATGTGGGCGGCCCAGTATATCGGCTTCGAGCAGCCGAACCGCTGGATGACCTCGGGTGGCCTCGGCACGATGGGTT
Encoded here:
- the miaA gene encoding tRNA (adenosine(37)-N6)-dimethylallyltransferase MiaA, with product MMEDPDKNNDAILITGPTASGKSALALQFARRHNGVVINADSMQVYDTLRVVTARPGEAEMGGVPHELYGHVPAGRTYSTGDWLREAGALVEQLKHEKRLPVFVGGTGLYFKALTGGLSEMPAIPADLRVEIRQRLQTEGADALHRELAEVDPAMAQRLSPGDGQRIVRALEVFRATGRSIAEFQKQSGPQLVDPDRARKLVVLPDRTVLHDRINRRFELMMDEGAIEEVEALRSLGLKPEMPAMKAIGVAQIADMLAGRISRNEAVERASAATRQYAKRQMTWFRNQMDESWERVDPAVFRFD
- a CDS encoding ATP-binding protein; this translates as MLNDDLRKSGAAGDQDRRDGMRPGNRMLGRVVACNGARATIAAVAEDGGTDLTELWSVGRLISITVGKNRVVALAYSMQTEGKDWGEGADNQFLIEVELLGEVYVHEDGQELFSTGISRYPYLGAIAHRIRAADLLRIYDTRLGDTAVIGKLTQDETIDATIHVPSMLSKHFAVVGSTGVGKSTAVSLLLRKAIESDPKLRILILDPHNEFAAAFPELAVVIDTDTLDLPFWLMRLDEFAEVLFRGRPPVAEELDILRDLMPEAKRAFRGNESALMRRMADKSSMTADTPVPYRIADLLALIDERIGRLEGRGEKPFLRSLKMRIMSAVNDPRYHFMFSNNTISDTIMETIAHIFRIPGDDRPISTFQLAGIPSEVVNSVASVLCRMAFELALWSNGAIHMLVVCEEAHRYVPADPTLGFFPTRQAIARIAKEGRKYGVSLGVITQRPGELDQTILSQCSTLFAMRLANDRDQEIIRSAIPDSSISTTSFISSIGNGEAIAFGEAIAVPMRMRFTRVAESALPKANGVNAKQTEETPDTVDLRTIVGRMRAIAGPDISAFQQSFETSFGGMPSAPEGLYDDEEFDDDGAFETLRPSPAPQPPARPTAASFPMTSPSPVTRQPFETPIQRQALPASETPTIEPYRPDMLPRPGIDDAPRQRMEAPAPAHTTAGDPPSATFGSQPLRREGGSSLRESILKKPLSSLYKRD
- a CDS encoding acetolactate synthase 3 large subunit → MTGAEIVLRALKDNGVEHIFGYPGGAVLPIYDEIFQQEDIQHILVRHEQGAGHAAEGYARSTGKVGVMLVTSGPGATNAVTPLQDALMDSVPLVCISGQVPTSLIGSDAFQECDTVGITRPCTKHNWLVKDVNQLASIIHEAFRIAQTGRPGPVLVDIPKDIQFATGTYTPPDAHKALKSYQPKVSGDARAIQAAVELMATARRPIIYSGGGVINSGPEATKLLRELVGLTDFPITSTLMGLGCYPASGKNWLGMLGMHGSYEANMAMHDCDVMVCIGARFDDRITGRLNAFSPNSKKIHIDIDPSSINKNVRVDVPITGDVGRVLEDMVRAWRALPKKPEASQTAEWNASIAKWRARNSFAYTPSKDVIMPQYALQRLYELTKHRDTYITTEVGQHQMWAAQYIGFEQPNRWMTSGGLGTMGYGLPAAIGVQVAHPDALVIDVAGDASIQMCIQEMSCAIQYELPVKIFILNNQYMGMVRQWQQLLHGNRLSSSYTEAMPDFVKLAEAYGAVGIRCEKPDDLDGAIQEMVDVKKPVIFDCRVANLANCFPMIPSGKAHNEMLLPDEATDEAVATAIDAKGRQLV